In the genome of Cheilinus undulatus linkage group 6, ASM1832078v1, whole genome shotgun sequence, one region contains:
- the LOC121511567 gene encoding neurogenic locus notch homolog protein 2-like isoform X2: MRLKICLVFLLLAVLLVPAELKPKKHKKHRHGHRHHDHEHHGPGHHDKKKKGRFEDIIQDVCAISDGAGQDEEEEDDDKNEWLYDIQEPTGVCNQNPCHNYGVCKQKDGQTRKFKCDCQEPFKGKKCKTGPKICRRGMCGHGECVLTSTPPYYECKCRAPFQPPDCRTYSVCEPNPCQNGGTCTRDGNNFDCQCPPGYRGRFCQVGPDDCFVDDGESYRGNVSETDDGDECLHWNNHFILDSGVNPFNSFEDKDGLGPHNFCRNPDGENMPWCFFRRGCRLLWDYCKVTKCSDTTAAPTSVPDCPGFTCTNGRCIPKEWRCDSEDDCVDGSDEANCAVIDTSCYGFQCGNGRCITKQQRCNGNDDCGDGSDEVNCAVDPSRVPDCTGFMCKNRHCVYIQWRCSDCEDGADEANCTAALTRIPRCSGFQCGNTKCIPKRWKCDGDDDCGDGSDEASCAAVPTSVPDCPGFRCASGRCIPKQWWCDGDIDCGELSDETNCGAISCSEYQCGNGRCIPKQWRCDGDNDCEDGADEANCRASRCSGFQCGNGRCIPKQQRCDRAEDCGDGSDEANCAAFSCFGFQCGNRRCISKLSRCDGFDDCGDGSDEAYCAVPPTGLPDCSEFQCGNRHCIPKQWRCDGDDDCGDGSDEASCAAAPTSIPDCSGFQCGNRRCIPKHWRCDRDDDCGDGSDEASCAAFGCSGFQCGNEFCIPKQQWCDGAEDCLDGSDEANCPDASSTDDDQDPPCPTAPPPQPTRPQPTDAKPPTTERPSQEAPTSAAPTVPVTDPITLQFTTCGKPQPKKPITRIFGGLKVAPGAIPWQVSLQVRPRGSNQAFQHICGGVIIDSCWVLTAAHCILPRKDMRVLMGSLSLDTTQPTEQIINVQEVIVHENYRETPTAVYNDIALLKLRGSNGVCAKETQFVKAACLPNGPLPDGMECTISGWGDTENSTFGTNHLLEANVLLINQEKCSEPVIYGRVLDNSMICAGHLQGGVDSCQGDSGGPLSCNDNNSHIIYGLVSWGDECGLKNKPGVYTRVTHFMDWIRSKIRAAQA; the protein is encoded by the exons ACGTCTGTGCGATCTCTGACGGAGCTGGccaggatgaagaggaggaggatgatgataaaaatgaatggCTGTATGATATCCAGGAGCCTACAG GCGTGTGTAACCAAAACCCCTGCCACAACTACGGGGTGTGTAAGCAGAAAGACGGACAAACTAGGAAATTCAAATGTGACTGCCAAGAACCGTTCAAGGGGAAGAAATGCAAGACag GTCCGAAGATTTGTAGGAGGGGGATGTGTGGGCATGGAGAGTGCGTGCTGACCTCGACCCCCCCGTACTATGAGTGCAAATGCAGAGCGCCTTTCCAGCCGCCAGACTGCAGAACAT ATTCAGTGTGTGAGCCGAACCCGTGTCAGAACGGAGGAACGTGCACCAGGGATGGGAACAACTTTGACTGCCAGTGTCCTCCAGGGTACAGAGGACGATTCTGCCAAGTTG gcCCTGATGACTGCTTCGTGGACGATGGCGAGTCTTATCGAGGGAACGTGAGTGAGACCGACGACGGAGATGAATGTCTCCACTGGAACAATCACTTCATCCTGGACAGCGGCGTCAATCCCTTCAACTCCTTCGAGGACAAAGATGGACTCGGCCCTCATAACTTCTGCAG GAACCCGGACGGAGAGAACATGCCGTGGTGTTTCTTCAGGAGAGGATGCCGCCTACTGTGGGACTATTGCAAAGTCACCAAGTGCAGCGATACAACAG CTGCTCCAACCAGCGTCCCTGACTGCCCTGGGTTTACATGTACAAATGGACGCTGTATTCCTAAAGAGTGGAGGTGTGACAGCGAGGACGACTGTGTGGATGGGTCTGACGAGGCCAACTGTGCAG TCATAGACACCAGCTGCTATGGGTTCCAGTGTGGGAACGGACGCTGTATTACTAAGCAGCAGAGGTGTAACGGAAATGATGACTGTGGGGACGGGTCAGATGAGGTCAACTGTGCAG TTGATCCATCCAGGGTACCTGACTGCACTGGGTTTATGTGTAAAAACAGACACTGTGTTTACATACAGTGGAGATGCAGCGACTGTGAGGACGGGGCTGACGAGGCAAACTGTACAG CTGCTCTAACCAGGATCCCTCGCTGCTCTGGGTTCCAGTGTGGGAACACAAAGTGTATTCCTAAACGGTGGAAATGTGATGGAGATGACGACTGTGGGGATGGGTCTGACGAGGCCAGTTGTGCAG CTGTTCCAACCAGCGTCCCTGACTGCCCTGGATTTAGATGTGCAAGTGGACGCTGTATTCCTAAACAGTGGTGGTGTGACGGAGATATCGATTGTGGGGAGCTATCCGACGAGACCAACTGTGGAG CTATCAGCTGCTCTGAGTACCAGTGTGGGAACGGACGCTGTATTCCTAAACAATGGAGATGTGATGGTGATAATGACTGTGAGGACGGGGCTGACGAGGCCAACTGTAGAG CCAGCCGCTGCTCTGGGTTCCAGTGTGGGAATGGACGCTGTATTCCTAAACAACAGAGGTGTGACAGAGCTGAAGACTGTGGGGATGGATCTGATGAGGCCAACTGTGCAG CTTTCAGCTGCTTTGGGTTCCAGTGTGGGAACAGACGCTGTATTTCCAAACTTTCCAGGTGTGACGGATTCGATGACTGTGGGGACGGGTCTGACGAGGCGTACTGTGCAG TGCCTCCAACCGGGCTCCCTGACTGCTCTGAGTTCCAGTGTGGGAACAGACATTGTATTCCTAAACAGTGGAGGTGTGATGGGGATGACGACTGTGGGGACGGGTCTGATGAGGCCAGCTGTGCAG CTGCTCCAACCAGCATCCCTGACTGCTCTGGGTTCCAGTGTGGGAACAGACGTTGTATTCCTAAACActggagatgtgacagagaTGACGACTGTGGGGACGGGTCTGACGAGGCCAGCTGTGCAG CTTTCGGCTGCTCTGGCTTCCAGTGTGGGAACGAATTCTGTATTCCTAAACAGCAGTGGTGTGATGGAGCTGAGGACTGTTTGGACGGGTCTGATGAGGCTAACTGTCCAG atGCATCATCCACTGACGACGACCAAGATCCCCCCTGCCCCACAGCTCCACCGCCCCAACCCACCCGTCCTCAACCAACAGACGCCAAACCCCCGACCACCGAAAGACCCAGCCAGGAGGCGCCCACTTCTGCTGCACCCACTGTTCCTGTGACCGACCCAATAACTCTGCAGTTCACCACGTGTGGTAAACCGCAGCCGAAAAAACCCATCACCAGGATCTTCGGGGGTCTGAAGGTCGCTCCGGGTGCGATTCCTTGGCAGGTTTCTCTGCAGGTGAGACCGCGGGGCTCCAACCAGGCCTTCCAACACATCTGTGGAGGCGTCATCATCGATAGCTGCTGGGTGCTGACGGCCGCACACTGCAT CTTACCGAGGAAGGACATGCGTGTGTTGATGGGGTCGCTGTCTCTGGATACCACTCAACCTACGGAACAAATCATTAACGTCCAGGAGGTCATTGTCCATGAGAACTACAGAGAGACGCCTACAGCCGTCTACAACGACATCG ctctgctgaAGCTGAGGGGTTCCAATGGCGTTTGTGCGAAGGAGACTCAGTTCGTGAAGGCAGCATGTTTGCCTAACGGCCCACTGCCTGATGGGATGGAGTGTACCATTTCTGGATGGGGAGACACAGAGAACT ctacTTTTGGAACCAACCACCTCCTAGAAGCCAACGTGCTGTTGATAAATCAGGAGAAATGCTCTGAACCAGTCATTTACGGCAGAGTTCTGGATAATTCTATGATCTGTGCTGGTCACCTGCAGGGAGGAGTGGATTCCTGCCAG gGCGACTCTGGAGGACCTCTGTCCTGTAATGACAACAACTCTCACATTATCTACGGTCTGGTGAGTTGGGGCGATGAGTGCGGACTGAAGAACAAACCCGGGGTGTACACCAGAGTCACCCACTTCATGGACTGGATCAGGTCAAAAATTCGAGCAGCACAAGCGTAA
- the LOC121511567 gene encoding low-density lipoprotein receptor-related protein 2-like isoform X3 has translation MRLKICLVFLLLAVLLVPAELKPKKHKKHRHGHRHHDHEHHGPGHHDKKKKGRFEDIIQDVCAISDGAGQDEEEEDDDKNEWLYDIQEPTGVCNQNPCHNYGVCKQKDGQTRKFKCDCQEPFKGKKCKTGPKICRRGMCGHGECVLTSTPPYYECKCRAPFQPPDCRTYSVCEPNPCQNGGTCTRDGNNFDCQCPPGYRGRFCQVGPDDCFVDDGESYRGNVSETDDGDECLHWNNHFILDSGVNPFNSFEDKDGLGPHNFCRNPDGENMPWCFFRRGCRLLWDYCKVTKCSDTTAAPTSVPDCPGFTCTNGRCIPKEWRCDSEDDCVDGSDEANCAVIDTSCYGFQCGNGRCITKQQRCNGNDDCGDGSDEVNCAVDPSRVPDCTGFMCKNRHCVYIQWRCSDCEDGADEANCTAALTRIPRCSGFQCGNTKCIPKRWKCDGDDDCGDGSDEASCAAVPTSVPDCPGFRCASGRCIPKQWWCDGDIDCGELSDETNCGAITCIRMFNCGNRTCMPKEWRCDGKDNCGDGSDEVNCGAISCSEYQCGNGRCIPKQWRCDGDNDCEDGADEANCRASRCSGFQCGNGRCIPKQQRCDRAEDCGDGSDEANCAAFSCFGFQCGNRRCISKLSRCDGFDDCGDGSDEAYCAVPPTGLPDCSEFQCGNRHCIPKQWRCDGDDDCGDGSDEASCAAFGCSGFQCGNEFCIPKQQWCDGAEDCLDGSDEANCPDASSTDDDQDPPCPTAPPPQPTRPQPTDAKPPTTERPSQEAPTSAAPTVPVTDPITLQFTTCGKPQPKKPITRIFGGLKVAPGAIPWQVSLQVRPRGSNQAFQHICGGVIIDSCWVLTAAHCILPRKDMRVLMGSLSLDTTQPTEQIINVQEVIVHENYRETPTAVYNDIALLKLRGSNGVCAKETQFVKAACLPNGPLPDGMECTISGWGDTENSTFGTNHLLEANVLLINQEKCSEPVIYGRVLDNSMICAGHLQGGVDSCQGDSGGPLSCNDNNSHIIYGLVSWGDECGLKNKPGVYTRVTHFMDWIRSKIRAAQA, from the exons ACGTCTGTGCGATCTCTGACGGAGCTGGccaggatgaagaggaggaggatgatgataaaaatgaatggCTGTATGATATCCAGGAGCCTACAG GCGTGTGTAACCAAAACCCCTGCCACAACTACGGGGTGTGTAAGCAGAAAGACGGACAAACTAGGAAATTCAAATGTGACTGCCAAGAACCGTTCAAGGGGAAGAAATGCAAGACag GTCCGAAGATTTGTAGGAGGGGGATGTGTGGGCATGGAGAGTGCGTGCTGACCTCGACCCCCCCGTACTATGAGTGCAAATGCAGAGCGCCTTTCCAGCCGCCAGACTGCAGAACAT ATTCAGTGTGTGAGCCGAACCCGTGTCAGAACGGAGGAACGTGCACCAGGGATGGGAACAACTTTGACTGCCAGTGTCCTCCAGGGTACAGAGGACGATTCTGCCAAGTTG gcCCTGATGACTGCTTCGTGGACGATGGCGAGTCTTATCGAGGGAACGTGAGTGAGACCGACGACGGAGATGAATGTCTCCACTGGAACAATCACTTCATCCTGGACAGCGGCGTCAATCCCTTCAACTCCTTCGAGGACAAAGATGGACTCGGCCCTCATAACTTCTGCAG GAACCCGGACGGAGAGAACATGCCGTGGTGTTTCTTCAGGAGAGGATGCCGCCTACTGTGGGACTATTGCAAAGTCACCAAGTGCAGCGATACAACAG CTGCTCCAACCAGCGTCCCTGACTGCCCTGGGTTTACATGTACAAATGGACGCTGTATTCCTAAAGAGTGGAGGTGTGACAGCGAGGACGACTGTGTGGATGGGTCTGACGAGGCCAACTGTGCAG TCATAGACACCAGCTGCTATGGGTTCCAGTGTGGGAACGGACGCTGTATTACTAAGCAGCAGAGGTGTAACGGAAATGATGACTGTGGGGACGGGTCAGATGAGGTCAACTGTGCAG TTGATCCATCCAGGGTACCTGACTGCACTGGGTTTATGTGTAAAAACAGACACTGTGTTTACATACAGTGGAGATGCAGCGACTGTGAGGACGGGGCTGACGAGGCAAACTGTACAG CTGCTCTAACCAGGATCCCTCGCTGCTCTGGGTTCCAGTGTGGGAACACAAAGTGTATTCCTAAACGGTGGAAATGTGATGGAGATGACGACTGTGGGGATGGGTCTGACGAGGCCAGTTGTGCAG CTGTTCCAACCAGCGTCCCTGACTGCCCTGGATTTAGATGTGCAAGTGGACGCTGTATTCCTAAACAGTGGTGGTGTGACGGAGATATCGATTGTGGGGAGCTATCCGACGAGACCAACTGTGGAG CTATCACCTGCATTCGAATGTTCAATTGTGGGAACAGAACCTGTATGCCTAAAGAGTGGAGATGTGATGGAAAAGACAACTGTGGGGACGGGTCTGATGAGGTCAACTGTGGAG CTATCAGCTGCTCTGAGTACCAGTGTGGGAACGGACGCTGTATTCCTAAACAATGGAGATGTGATGGTGATAATGACTGTGAGGACGGGGCTGACGAGGCCAACTGTAGAG CCAGCCGCTGCTCTGGGTTCCAGTGTGGGAATGGACGCTGTATTCCTAAACAACAGAGGTGTGACAGAGCTGAAGACTGTGGGGATGGATCTGATGAGGCCAACTGTGCAG CTTTCAGCTGCTTTGGGTTCCAGTGTGGGAACAGACGCTGTATTTCCAAACTTTCCAGGTGTGACGGATTCGATGACTGTGGGGACGGGTCTGACGAGGCGTACTGTGCAG TGCCTCCAACCGGGCTCCCTGACTGCTCTGAGTTCCAGTGTGGGAACAGACATTGTATTCCTAAACAGTGGAGGTGTGATGGGGATGACGACTGTGGGGACGGGTCTGATGAGGCCAGCTGTGCAG CTTTCGGCTGCTCTGGCTTCCAGTGTGGGAACGAATTCTGTATTCCTAAACAGCAGTGGTGTGATGGAGCTGAGGACTGTTTGGACGGGTCTGATGAGGCTAACTGTCCAG atGCATCATCCACTGACGACGACCAAGATCCCCCCTGCCCCACAGCTCCACCGCCCCAACCCACCCGTCCTCAACCAACAGACGCCAAACCCCCGACCACCGAAAGACCCAGCCAGGAGGCGCCCACTTCTGCTGCACCCACTGTTCCTGTGACCGACCCAATAACTCTGCAGTTCACCACGTGTGGTAAACCGCAGCCGAAAAAACCCATCACCAGGATCTTCGGGGGTCTGAAGGTCGCTCCGGGTGCGATTCCTTGGCAGGTTTCTCTGCAGGTGAGACCGCGGGGCTCCAACCAGGCCTTCCAACACATCTGTGGAGGCGTCATCATCGATAGCTGCTGGGTGCTGACGGCCGCACACTGCAT CTTACCGAGGAAGGACATGCGTGTGTTGATGGGGTCGCTGTCTCTGGATACCACTCAACCTACGGAACAAATCATTAACGTCCAGGAGGTCATTGTCCATGAGAACTACAGAGAGACGCCTACAGCCGTCTACAACGACATCG ctctgctgaAGCTGAGGGGTTCCAATGGCGTTTGTGCGAAGGAGACTCAGTTCGTGAAGGCAGCATGTTTGCCTAACGGCCCACTGCCTGATGGGATGGAGTGTACCATTTCTGGATGGGGAGACACAGAGAACT ctacTTTTGGAACCAACCACCTCCTAGAAGCCAACGTGCTGTTGATAAATCAGGAGAAATGCTCTGAACCAGTCATTTACGGCAGAGTTCTGGATAATTCTATGATCTGTGCTGGTCACCTGCAGGGAGGAGTGGATTCCTGCCAG gGCGACTCTGGAGGACCTCTGTCCTGTAATGACAACAACTCTCACATTATCTACGGTCTGGTGAGTTGGGGCGATGAGTGCGGACTGAAGAACAAACCCGGGGTGTACACCAGAGTCACCCACTTCATGGACTGGATCAGGTCAAAAATTCGAGCAGCACAAGCGTAA
- the LOC121511567 gene encoding low-density lipoprotein receptor-related protein 2-like isoform X4: MRLKICLVFLLLAVLLVPAELKPKKHKKHRHGHRHHDHEHHGPGHHDKKKKGRFEDIIQDVCAISDGAGQDEEEEDDDKNEWLYDIQEPTGVCNQNPCHNYGVCKQKDGQTRKFKCDCQEPFKGKKCKTGPKICRRGMCGHGECVLTSTPPYYECKCRAPFQPPDCRTYSVCEPNPCQNGGTCTRDGNNFDCQCPPGYRGRFCQVGPDDCFVDDGESYRGNVSETDDGDECLHWNNHFILDSGVNPFNSFEDKDGLGPHNFCRNPDGENMPWCFFRRGCRLLWDYCKVTKCSDTTVDPSRVPDCTGFMCKNRHCVYIQWRCSDCEDGADEANCTAALTRIPRCSGFQCGNTKCIPKRWKCDGDDDCGDGSDEASCAAVPTSVPDCPGFRCASGRCIPKQWWCDGDIDCGELSDETNCGAITCIRMFNCGNRTCMPKEWRCDGKDNCGDGSDEVNCGAISCSEYQCGNGRCIPKQWRCDGDNDCEDGADEANCRASRCSGFQCGNGRCIPKQQRCDRAEDCGDGSDEANCAAFSCFGFQCGNRRCISKLSRCDGFDDCGDGSDEAYCAVPPTGLPDCSEFQCGNRHCIPKQWRCDGDDDCGDGSDEASCAAAPTSIPDCSGFQCGNRRCIPKHWRCDRDDDCGDGSDEASCAAFGCSGFQCGNEFCIPKQQWCDGAEDCLDGSDEANCPDASSTDDDQDPPCPTAPPPQPTRPQPTDAKPPTTERPSQEAPTSAAPTVPVTDPITLQFTTCGKPQPKKPITRIFGGLKVAPGAIPWQVSLQVRPRGSNQAFQHICGGVIIDSCWVLTAAHCILPRKDMRVLMGSLSLDTTQPTEQIINVQEVIVHENYRETPTAVYNDIALLKLRGSNGVCAKETQFVKAACLPNGPLPDGMECTISGWGDTENSTFGTNHLLEANVLLINQEKCSEPVIYGRVLDNSMICAGHLQGGVDSCQGDSGGPLSCNDNNSHIIYGLVSWGDECGLKNKPGVYTRVTHFMDWIRSKIRAAQA; this comes from the exons ACGTCTGTGCGATCTCTGACGGAGCTGGccaggatgaagaggaggaggatgatgataaaaatgaatggCTGTATGATATCCAGGAGCCTACAG GCGTGTGTAACCAAAACCCCTGCCACAACTACGGGGTGTGTAAGCAGAAAGACGGACAAACTAGGAAATTCAAATGTGACTGCCAAGAACCGTTCAAGGGGAAGAAATGCAAGACag GTCCGAAGATTTGTAGGAGGGGGATGTGTGGGCATGGAGAGTGCGTGCTGACCTCGACCCCCCCGTACTATGAGTGCAAATGCAGAGCGCCTTTCCAGCCGCCAGACTGCAGAACAT ATTCAGTGTGTGAGCCGAACCCGTGTCAGAACGGAGGAACGTGCACCAGGGATGGGAACAACTTTGACTGCCAGTGTCCTCCAGGGTACAGAGGACGATTCTGCCAAGTTG gcCCTGATGACTGCTTCGTGGACGATGGCGAGTCTTATCGAGGGAACGTGAGTGAGACCGACGACGGAGATGAATGTCTCCACTGGAACAATCACTTCATCCTGGACAGCGGCGTCAATCCCTTCAACTCCTTCGAGGACAAAGATGGACTCGGCCCTCATAACTTCTGCAG GAACCCGGACGGAGAGAACATGCCGTGGTGTTTCTTCAGGAGAGGATGCCGCCTACTGTGGGACTATTGCAAAGTCACCAAGTGCAGCGATACAACAG TTGATCCATCCAGGGTACCTGACTGCACTGGGTTTATGTGTAAAAACAGACACTGTGTTTACATACAGTGGAGATGCAGCGACTGTGAGGACGGGGCTGACGAGGCAAACTGTACAG CTGCTCTAACCAGGATCCCTCGCTGCTCTGGGTTCCAGTGTGGGAACACAAAGTGTATTCCTAAACGGTGGAAATGTGATGGAGATGACGACTGTGGGGATGGGTCTGACGAGGCCAGTTGTGCAG CTGTTCCAACCAGCGTCCCTGACTGCCCTGGATTTAGATGTGCAAGTGGACGCTGTATTCCTAAACAGTGGTGGTGTGACGGAGATATCGATTGTGGGGAGCTATCCGACGAGACCAACTGTGGAG CTATCACCTGCATTCGAATGTTCAATTGTGGGAACAGAACCTGTATGCCTAAAGAGTGGAGATGTGATGGAAAAGACAACTGTGGGGACGGGTCTGATGAGGTCAACTGTGGAG CTATCAGCTGCTCTGAGTACCAGTGTGGGAACGGACGCTGTATTCCTAAACAATGGAGATGTGATGGTGATAATGACTGTGAGGACGGGGCTGACGAGGCCAACTGTAGAG CCAGCCGCTGCTCTGGGTTCCAGTGTGGGAATGGACGCTGTATTCCTAAACAACAGAGGTGTGACAGAGCTGAAGACTGTGGGGATGGATCTGATGAGGCCAACTGTGCAG CTTTCAGCTGCTTTGGGTTCCAGTGTGGGAACAGACGCTGTATTTCCAAACTTTCCAGGTGTGACGGATTCGATGACTGTGGGGACGGGTCTGACGAGGCGTACTGTGCAG TGCCTCCAACCGGGCTCCCTGACTGCTCTGAGTTCCAGTGTGGGAACAGACATTGTATTCCTAAACAGTGGAGGTGTGATGGGGATGACGACTGTGGGGACGGGTCTGATGAGGCCAGCTGTGCAG CTGCTCCAACCAGCATCCCTGACTGCTCTGGGTTCCAGTGTGGGAACAGACGTTGTATTCCTAAACActggagatgtgacagagaTGACGACTGTGGGGACGGGTCTGACGAGGCCAGCTGTGCAG CTTTCGGCTGCTCTGGCTTCCAGTGTGGGAACGAATTCTGTATTCCTAAACAGCAGTGGTGTGATGGAGCTGAGGACTGTTTGGACGGGTCTGATGAGGCTAACTGTCCAG atGCATCATCCACTGACGACGACCAAGATCCCCCCTGCCCCACAGCTCCACCGCCCCAACCCACCCGTCCTCAACCAACAGACGCCAAACCCCCGACCACCGAAAGACCCAGCCAGGAGGCGCCCACTTCTGCTGCACCCACTGTTCCTGTGACCGACCCAATAACTCTGCAGTTCACCACGTGTGGTAAACCGCAGCCGAAAAAACCCATCACCAGGATCTTCGGGGGTCTGAAGGTCGCTCCGGGTGCGATTCCTTGGCAGGTTTCTCTGCAGGTGAGACCGCGGGGCTCCAACCAGGCCTTCCAACACATCTGTGGAGGCGTCATCATCGATAGCTGCTGGGTGCTGACGGCCGCACACTGCAT CTTACCGAGGAAGGACATGCGTGTGTTGATGGGGTCGCTGTCTCTGGATACCACTCAACCTACGGAACAAATCATTAACGTCCAGGAGGTCATTGTCCATGAGAACTACAGAGAGACGCCTACAGCCGTCTACAACGACATCG ctctgctgaAGCTGAGGGGTTCCAATGGCGTTTGTGCGAAGGAGACTCAGTTCGTGAAGGCAGCATGTTTGCCTAACGGCCCACTGCCTGATGGGATGGAGTGTACCATTTCTGGATGGGGAGACACAGAGAACT ctacTTTTGGAACCAACCACCTCCTAGAAGCCAACGTGCTGTTGATAAATCAGGAGAAATGCTCTGAACCAGTCATTTACGGCAGAGTTCTGGATAATTCTATGATCTGTGCTGGTCACCTGCAGGGAGGAGTGGATTCCTGCCAG gGCGACTCTGGAGGACCTCTGTCCTGTAATGACAACAACTCTCACATTATCTACGGTCTGGTGAGTTGGGGCGATGAGTGCGGACTGAAGAACAAACCCGGGGTGTACACCAGAGTCACCCACTTCATGGACTGGATCAGGTCAAAAATTCGAGCAGCACAAGCGTAA